The nucleotide sequence AGGGAAATAATGCTCCATCATGATTTCATAACAGCGCATCCGCACATCGGCTGGAATATCATCTTCTTTGGTTGCGCCCACCAGCGGATGTAAAAATAACCCATCTACGGTTTCTAAGGCACATTTTTGAATATATTCATGGGCCCGGTGGATGGGATTTCGGGTTTGAAACCCAACAATAGTCCGCCAGCCCCGTTGCCGAAATGCGGCCCGACTATCCTGAGGATCAATGCAATAACTGGGAAACAGTGGATGGGGGTGACGCTGGAGCAGCCAAATTGGCCCAGCTAAATTGACACTGCCCTGCTGATAGACTACTTTCACACCCGGATGCTTTGCATCTTCGGTTCGATAGACGAGGCGGGCTTCTTTCTGGGGATCATAGGTATATTTTTCGGCGAGTTGCATAACCCCCATAAATTCCCCAGCGGCATCATCTAAACGAATCCACTGGCCAATCTTGAGCGGGTCTGCTACATCTGGGGTGACGGAGAGAGTGACCGGAATTGACCAAGGCAGGCCATTAGCCAAGTGCATGGTTTCAACGACTGCATCATAATCGGCCTGAGACATAAATCCGGTTAAGGGGCTAAACCCGCCAATGGCAATCAACTCCAAATCAGACACTGCCCGGGCATCCAGGGACAAACGCGGTAAGTGCTCCGCTTTGTTTAGCCATTCTTGCGTTTCTGCTGGGGCAACAATCCGGTTAATGAGTTCACCGCCGTGGGGCAAAATGGCATCTTGAAGGGGGGGAGACTCTAAGGCAATCGTCAAAACCGGCTCCTGAAAACGTTACAAAACTGAAGAAATTCTTAAGATGAGTGCATATTACCGTAATTTGGGGTGTGATCCAGGCCCCTGGGATTGCAAGCATTTGGCTGAGTGGATTCCGAAAATTTTGATCAGGTCTATCCCTGCGGTTGGGGAATCACGATAAAGCCAGTATCTAAGTAATCCTGACTCTGAGTTGGCTGGGGCCGAAATTCTTGACCACCGAGAACCCAGTTTTTTTCTAGGCCCCAGGCCCACCAATAGGCTCCCATATAGGCGCAAATGAGGGCATCCAGTTGATCTTCAATGGCTTTGAGTTGTTTAAGTGACACTTGCGCCGGAATCTCGGGTAGTTCAGCAATCTCCAGAGGTGGATGCAACTGAGGAAATTTTTCGAGGATGAGGTTTCGCAATTGGTTTAACCCGGCCTGGCGTGCTGCAATCCGGCCCTTTTTGTACTTGATGATTTGATTGAGGTTAAATAACTGCACTGTACCTGCATGGGGAAAGACTTCAATCTGGTAGCGTCCGGGTTCTCTGGCCTGGATGATTGGGGCATGATTGAACCCCCGCTCTCGGAGCAATTCAGAAAACCCGACCGTTCGGGCTGCGAAGGATAATCCTTGATTGGCCGGATAACAGCCAGCATTGTACCGCCCTAGACGTTGATGGGCCTGGCGATCACAGGTACGCATTCCCGTGGCATT is from Synechococcus sp. PCC 6312 and encodes:
- the sat gene encoding sulfate adenylyltransferase; translated protein: MTIALESPPLQDAILPHGGELINRIVAPAETQEWLNKAEHLPRLSLDARAVSDLELIAIGGFSPLTGFMSQADYDAVVETMHLANGLPWSIPVTLSVTPDVADPLKIGQWIRLDDAAGEFMGVMQLAEKYTYDPQKEARLVYRTEDAKHPGVKVVYQQGSVNLAGPIWLLQRHPHPLFPSYCIDPQDSRAAFRQRGWRTIVGFQTRNPIHRAHEYIQKCALETVDGLFLHPLVGATKEDDIPADVRMRCYEIMMEHYFPQDRVILAINPAAMRYAGPREAIFHALVRKNYGCTHFIVGRDHAGVGDYYGTYDAQYIFAEFDRDELGITPMMFEHAFYCTRTQSMATTKTSPSKPEERIHLSGTKVREMLRRGELPPPEFSRPEVAAELAQAMQVPV
- a CDS encoding DUF429 domain-containing protein, which encodes MYFLGVDLGWVSGASGLCSLAWDSSQLRLMDLRCEIDLEAVLAWVESWLPDNAPGLVAVDAPTLIPNATGMRTCDRQAHQRLGRYNAGCYPANQGLSFAARTVGFSELLRERGFNHAPIIQAREPGRYQIEVFPHAGTVQLFNLNQIIKYKKGRIAARQAGLNQLRNLILEKFPQLHPPLEIAELPEIPAQVSLKQLKAIEDQLDALICAYMGAYWWAWGLEKNWVLGGQEFRPQPTQSQDYLDTGFIVIPQPQG